In Carassius auratus strain Wakin unplaced genomic scaffold, ASM336829v1 scaf_tig00215639, whole genome shotgun sequence, the following are encoded in one genomic region:
- the LOC113095193 gene encoding plexin-C1-like, translating to MDSFSLVEQHLDKHSPTNKLLYGKDIPRYKQEVKSYYKLVRDQPSISSQELKIFLQGESKKHRNEFNESVALRELCKYMLRYFQQVFASKAFICQFKRVIFSEIL from the exons ATGGACTCCTTCTCCCTAGTCGAGCAACACCTGGACAAG CATTCACCAACCAATAAACTACTCTATGGCAAAGACATACCTCGGTacaaacaggaagtgaagtcGTACTACAAGTTAGTGAGGGACCAGCCTTCTATCAGCAGCCAAGAGTTGAAAATATTTCTTCAAGGGGAGTCAAAG AAACATCGAAATGAGTTCAATGAATCTGTGGCTCTGCGAGAACTCTGCAAATACATGCTCCGCTACTTTCAGCAAG TATTTGCCTCTAAAGCATTTATCTGCCAGTTCAAGCGTGTCATATTTTCTGAAATCCTTTGA
- the LOC113095195 gene encoding plexin-C1-like: MYLTKLLSTKVAVHSFVENLFRSIWGLPNNRAPMAIKYFFDFLDVQAERKKISDPDVSPHLENKQPSTSFLGEHPEEP, translated from the exons ATGTACCTTACCAAGCTGCTCTCCACTAAG GTAGCAGTCCATTCTTTTGTGGAGAATCTGTTCAGGAGTATCTGGGGATTGCCCAACAACAGGGCCCCAATGGCCATCAAGTACTTTTTTGACTTCCTGGATGTACAAGCCGAGAGAAAGAAAATCTCAGATCCAGATGTTTCTCCACATCTGGAAAACAAACAG CCTTCCACTTCGTTTCTGGGTGAACATCCTGAAGAACCCTGA